In Camelus bactrianus isolate YW-2024 breed Bactrian camel chromosome 10, ASM4877302v1, whole genome shotgun sequence, a genomic segment contains:
- the TMEM80 gene encoding transmembrane protein 80 isoform X1, translated as MAASRRGRASSAVVSCCCVPASPGLHRTTPEVGPQLLPFAPLSPHPTPPFPALLYLRGTYFALYFLATLLMVMYKSQVFTYPHGYLVLDLALLSLMGILEAAQLYLGAKGNLLEAEAPLAASLVLTLGDALLTVYFLLWQTLVLRADSVLSATLLALHSLEAVLQVVAIAAFVS; from the exons ATGGCGGCCTCGCGGCGAG GGAGAGCCTCCTCTGCGGTGGTATCCTGCTGCTGTGTCCCCGCGTCCCCAGGCCTCCACAGGACGACTCCTGAAGTTGGCCCTCAGCTCCTGCCTTTTGCTCCTTTaagcccccatcccaccccccccTTTCCC GCGCTGCTTTATCTGAGGGGAACGTATTTTGCCCTTTATTTCCTGGCTACACTCCTGATGGTCATGTATAAAA GTCAGGTTTTCACTTACCCTCACGGTTACCTGGTCCTTGACCTGGCTCTGCTGTCTCTGATGGGGATTCTGGAAGCAGCTCAGTTATACCTGG GTGCCAAGGGCAACCTGCTGGAGGCTGAGGCCCCGCTGGCCGCCAGCCTGGTCCTCACGCTGGGCGACGCCCTGCTGACGGTCTACTTCCTGCTCTGGCAGACACTGGTGCTGCGGGCGGACTCGGTCCTCAGTGCCACGCTCCTGGCACTGCACAGCCTGGAGGCCGTCCTGCAGGTGGTGGCAATCGCAGCCTTTGTCAGCTAA
- the TMEM80 gene encoding transmembrane protein 80 isoform X2 has product MAASRRGRASSAVLSSVPLQALLYLRGTYFALYFLATLLMVMYKSQVFTYPHGYLVLDLALLSLMGILEAAQLYLGAKGNLLEAEAPLAASLVLTLGDALLTVYFLLWQTLVLRADSVLSATLLALHSLEAVLQVVAIAAFVS; this is encoded by the exons ATGGCGGCCTCGCGGCGAG GGAGAGCCTCCTCTGCGGTG CTCTCGTCCGTCCCTCTGCAGGCGCTGCTTTATCTGAGGGGAACGTATTTTGCCCTTTATTTCCTGGCTACACTCCTGATGGTCATGTATAAAA GTCAGGTTTTCACTTACCCTCACGGTTACCTGGTCCTTGACCTGGCTCTGCTGTCTCTGATGGGGATTCTGGAAGCAGCTCAGTTATACCTGG GTGCCAAGGGCAACCTGCTGGAGGCTGAGGCCCCGCTGGCCGCCAGCCTGGTCCTCACGCTGGGCGACGCCCTGCTGACGGTCTACTTCCTGCTCTGGCAGACACTGGTGCTGCGGGCGGACTCGGTCCTCAGTGCCACGCTCCTGGCACTGCACAGCCTGGAGGCCGTCCTGCAGGTGGTGGCAATCGCAGCCTTTGTCAGCTAA